In one window of Mobiluncus massiliensis DNA:
- a CDS encoding sodium-dependent transporter, protein MVDVSVVPEQRASWSGKLGFVLAAAGSAVGLGTIWRFPYLAAHYGGGTFIFVFFIFMLTLGVSLLILEISLGRKTGESIIAAFASFGKKYRFIGVFIAAVPFVIASFYGVVGGWVTHYMFAYAAGMTKELADGGESFGAFISDGPQSVAFMLLFGAISFIIVALGVNGGVERANLIMMPALILVSLLIGIFTLTQPGALEGLKYFVVPDFSKFSLELLIAALGQTFFGLSLAAATMVTYGSYMKKDVSITSSAFQTTTTTLGISLLAGLMIIPATFATLGSADEVAKNSGPSLMFLVIPKVFEKFGGIATVIGFVFFLLVMFAALTSMISLVEACVSILQDTLEWKRRKALLVTVIVLSATGIIVTLGYSSLSFIQPLGAGSTILDFLDFLTSSVMMPLGGLLMCLFFGWIRKPEVLIDEVRVSGDFKHSRLWSVMIKYIAPILLVAIFITSVLKTFGVISF, encoded by the coding sequence TTGGTAGATGTCAGTGTGGTCCCCGAGCAGAGAGCCTCGTGGTCAGGAAAACTAGGTTTCGTCCTCGCGGCAGCCGGTTCAGCGGTCGGACTGGGCACAATCTGGCGTTTCCCTTACCTGGCGGCGCACTACGGCGGGGGCACGTTTATCTTCGTGTTCTTTATCTTTATGCTGACCCTCGGCGTTTCACTGCTAATTTTGGAGATTTCACTAGGGCGAAAAACGGGCGAGTCCATCATTGCTGCCTTTGCTTCTTTCGGGAAAAAATACCGGTTCATCGGCGTGTTTATCGCCGCGGTTCCTTTCGTCATCGCCTCGTTTTACGGGGTGGTGGGCGGTTGGGTGACCCACTATATGTTCGCCTACGCGGCTGGCATGACAAAAGAGCTGGCTGACGGGGGCGAGAGCTTCGGGGCGTTTATCTCTGACGGTCCGCAGTCCGTGGCGTTCATGCTGCTGTTCGGAGCGATTTCGTTCATCATAGTAGCGCTGGGAGTCAACGGCGGGGTGGAACGGGCCAACCTGATTATGATGCCGGCGTTGATTCTGGTTTCGCTGTTGATTGGCATCTTTACTTTGACCCAGCCCGGCGCGCTGGAGGGCCTGAAATACTTCGTGGTCCCCGATTTTTCCAAGTTTTCACTAGAGCTGCTCATCGCCGCCCTGGGCCAAACGTTCTTTGGTTTGTCGCTGGCCGCGGCGACGATGGTTACTTACGGGTCTTACATGAAAAAGGACGTCTCCATTACGTCCTCGGCTTTCCAAACGACCACCACAACGCTGGGGATCAGCCTGTTAGCGGGGCTGATGATTATCCCCGCTACGTTCGCGACCCTGGGTTCCGCTGACGAGGTGGCCAAGAATTCGGGGCCGTCTCTGATGTTCTTGGTTATCCCGAAGGTGTTTGAAAAGTTTGGTGGCATCGCCACCGTCATCGGTTTCGTGTTTTTCCTGCTGGTCATGTTTGCGGCCCTGACCAGCATGATTTCCCTGGTGGAGGCCTGTGTGTCCATCTTGCAAGACACCTTGGAATGGAAACGGCGCAAGGCGCTGTTAGTCACCGTTATAGTGCTGAGCGCTACGGGAATCATCGTGACCCTGGGCTACAGTTCACTGTCCTTTATCCAGCCTCTCGGGGCCGGTTCGACCATACTGGACTTCCTGGACTTCCTGACCAGCTCGGTGATGATGCCTCTGGGCGGATTGCTGATGTGCCTGTTCTTTGGGTGGATACGCAAACCTGAAGTCCTCATCGACGAGGTGCGTGTCTCCGGGGACTTCAAGCACTCGCGGCTGTGGAGCGTGATGATTAAATACATCGCTCCTATCCTGCTGGTGGCGATCTTTATCACCAGCGTGCTGAAAACGTTTGGTGTTATCAGCTTCTAA
- a CDS encoding ABC transporter ATP-binding protein: MSILQLDQIDYTYKGAGAKVLDNVNYEFEKGKFYAILGASGAGKSTMLSLLAGLDAPTAGTVRFDGEDIANKGYSYHRKHQISLVFQNYNLIDYLTPLENLRLVNSKASTDMLEKLGLDAKEAKRNVLLLSGGQQQRVAIGRALVSQAPVILADEPTGNLDETTAAGVTEILQKAAHEEGKCVIVVTHSKELARNADVTLRLQRRKLVEL; the protein is encoded by the coding sequence ATGAGCATTTTACAGTTGGATCAAATCGATTACACCTACAAAGGGGCGGGGGCAAAAGTCCTGGACAACGTCAACTATGAGTTTGAGAAGGGCAAGTTCTATGCCATTCTGGGAGCCTCCGGGGCCGGCAAATCCACCATGTTGAGTTTGTTAGCCGGGCTGGATGCCCCGACCGCGGGCACGGTCCGTTTCGACGGGGAGGACATCGCAAATAAGGGCTATTCCTACCATCGCAAGCACCAGATTTCCCTGGTGTTTCAAAACTACAACCTCATCGACTACCTGACCCCGCTAGAGAACCTGCGCCTGGTCAACTCGAAAGCCAGCACGGACATGTTGGAAAAGCTGGGCTTGGATGCGAAAGAAGCGAAACGCAACGTCCTGTTGCTTTCCGGCGGCCAGCAACAGCGGGTCGCCATCGGGCGCGCCCTGGTGTCACAAGCGCCGGTCATTTTGGCTGACGAACCGACCGGCAACCTGGACGAAACGACCGCCGCGGGAGTGACCGAAATCCTCCAGAAGGCCGCTCACGAGGAAGGTAAGTGCGTCATCGTGGTAACCCACTCGAAAGAGCTGGCCCGCAACGCCGACGTGACCCTGCGGCTGCAGCGGCGCAAACTCGTGGAGCTGTAA
- a CDS encoding FtsX-like permease family protein — protein sequence MNGVWSRSWRSVVRRPRRSLLMVAIITLVFTALVAQSGVKSTMLSVRDAISSNVLAGFTATSQTGPLPDQTRKQLAELPGVKRHAYEGEAWAKPENATLVSAAGGIQLDPEFGGDLMGIKGTSDSSLNPEFLGKIYTLEQGSHIGKPGVEAMIHRDFAQKNSLHLGDTLELRHENTVVRLKIGGIYSGKAENRTGMPSGNSENQVFTNLDALQKLGGQVSTARYFTERADQLPQVLKAAQATAPKLSLENNSAQFADVLQAISGVDQMLGMLLWGFCLAGALVLALVATFWVRSRLPEIGILLSLGKTKLEVGLQFLLEAVLFGAIGAVLAVILGRLLSNSLGQLVLAKAGNETLAALAPASGIAGNAMSLGLGFLVIIIALGMALFPIMRQTPKTILSKLS from the coding sequence ATGAACGGGGTGTGGTCACGATCTTGGCGTTCGGTCGTCCGTCGGCCGCGGCGCAGCCTGCTGATGGTGGCGATTATCACCTTGGTGTTTACCGCCCTTGTGGCTCAATCCGGGGTGAAATCCACCATGTTGAGTGTGCGTGATGCCATCAGTTCCAACGTTTTGGCGGGATTCACCGCTACCAGCCAAACCGGTCCGCTCCCGGACCAGACCCGCAAACAACTCGCGGAACTGCCGGGGGTGAAACGTCACGCCTATGAAGGTGAAGCGTGGGCGAAACCGGAGAACGCGACACTGGTCAGCGCCGCCGGTGGGATTCAGTTGGATCCCGAGTTCGGTGGGGATTTGATGGGAATCAAAGGCACCAGCGATTCGTCGCTGAACCCGGAGTTCTTGGGGAAAATCTATACCCTGGAACAGGGCTCTCACATCGGTAAACCTGGTGTCGAGGCAATGATTCACCGCGACTTTGCCCAGAAAAATTCTCTACACCTGGGAGACACCCTGGAACTGCGCCACGAAAACACCGTGGTGCGGCTAAAGATTGGGGGGATTTATTCCGGGAAAGCCGAAAACCGCACCGGGATGCCTTCGGGAAACTCCGAAAACCAGGTGTTTACGAACCTTGATGCCCTGCAAAAGCTCGGCGGTCAGGTCAGCACGGCACGTTACTTTACCGAACGGGCTGACCAGTTGCCCCAGGTCCTGAAAGCGGCCCAGGCCACGGCCCCAAAGCTGAGCCTGGAAAATAACTCGGCGCAGTTCGCCGATGTACTCCAAGCCATTTCCGGGGTCGACCAGATGCTGGGAATGCTGCTGTGGGGATTCTGCCTGGCGGGAGCCCTGGTTTTGGCTCTGGTGGCGACGTTCTGGGTGCGTTCGCGACTGCCCGAGATTGGCATCCTGCTGTCCCTGGGCAAGACGAAACTGGAAGTCGGGTTGCAGTTCCTCCTGGAGGCGGTCCTGTTCGGAGCCATCGGCGCCGTGTTGGCAGTCATCCTGGGACGGCTGTTGTCAAACAGTTTGGGTCAGCTGGTGCTGGCCAAAGCCGGAAATGAGACGTTAGCGGCGTTAGCGCCCGCCAGCGGAATCGCGGGGAATGCGATGTCCCTGGGCCTTGGTTTCCTGGTCATCATCATCGCGCTGGGGATGGCGCTGTTTCCCATCATGCGTCAAACCCCGAAAACTATTCTTTCCAAGCTGAGTTAA
- a CDS encoding ABC transporter permease, whose amino-acid sequence MSFVGRSWRYVARKRIKTIIIFAIFLAMSTVLMSANAVSRATDATAAEIDAKTGQGFVLGNNTQFNTGTPRGAGNVKPADIKKIAGMDGVENYVARQNVTADLVDAKAQKLDRQDYDETKEAQFGNAVNVWGVNDTKMDNNFRSGALKLVAGRHLNAQDKNKSIINEDLAKANHLTIGSKLKLKGNPYDADNQNHSTNEVTTEIVGLVSGSNADRAVSRNELFSNTVFTDLDTTRTLYNVTPATEIYQDANFFVKKGANFDDVVKAASTKDIDWRSYQLTRSTQYLAGITGAIDGIRSVMRTTTVATFVLAGAILALVLCLWLNERKKETGTLLSMGVTKASIMAQYALELIFIAIPAFVLSYFGAGMLAQGMGTSVLSSVNHQAAQEMAKAGQFGADMESSASMKTLEKLTVDLSLASATQVAVMVLVLIAIVVVIASLPMLRKSPRALLVDNK is encoded by the coding sequence TTGTCATTCGTAGGAAGATCCTGGCGTTACGTCGCCCGGAAACGAATCAAAACCATCATCATTTTCGCTATTTTCCTGGCGATGTCTACGGTGCTGATGTCCGCTAACGCGGTGTCCCGCGCTACTGACGCCACTGCGGCGGAAATCGATGCGAAAACCGGGCAGGGCTTCGTGTTGGGGAACAATACCCAGTTCAACACCGGCACCCCGCGAGGTGCCGGGAACGTGAAGCCCGCGGATATCAAAAAAATCGCCGGGATGGACGGGGTGGAAAACTACGTCGCCCGCCAGAACGTCACCGCTGACCTGGTGGACGCCAAAGCCCAAAAACTCGACCGTCAAGACTATGACGAAACGAAAGAAGCCCAGTTCGGCAACGCCGTGAACGTGTGGGGAGTCAACGACACCAAGATGGACAATAACTTCCGCTCCGGGGCGTTAAAGCTGGTGGCGGGCCGCCACCTGAACGCCCAGGACAAAAACAAATCCATCATCAACGAGGACTTGGCGAAAGCCAATCACCTGACTATCGGCAGCAAACTGAAACTCAAGGGCAACCCTTATGACGCCGATAACCAAAACCATTCGACTAATGAAGTCACCACCGAAATCGTCGGACTTGTGTCCGGATCGAACGCGGACCGGGCGGTATCACGTAACGAGCTGTTCTCTAACACCGTGTTCACCGACCTGGACACCACCCGGACTCTGTACAACGTCACGCCCGCGACCGAAATCTATCAAGACGCGAACTTCTTCGTGAAAAAGGGCGCCAACTTTGACGACGTGGTGAAAGCCGCCTCCACCAAAGACATCGACTGGCGCAGCTACCAGCTGACCCGTTCCACCCAATATCTCGCTGGTATCACCGGTGCGATTGACGGGATCCGCAGCGTCATGCGCACCACTACAGTCGCTACCTTTGTGCTGGCCGGGGCCATTTTGGCGCTGGTGCTGTGCCTGTGGCTCAACGAACGCAAGAAAGAGACGGGAACCCTGCTGTCGATGGGGGTGACGAAAGCGAGCATTATGGCACAGTACGCCCTGGAGCTAATCTTTATTGCCATTCCTGCTTTCGTCCTGTCTTACTTTGGGGCGGGAATGCTGGCGCAGGGCATGGGTACCTCCGTGCTGTCCTCGGTCAATCACCAAGCCGCCCAAGAAATGGCGAAGGCTGGCCAGTTCGGGGCAGATATGGAATCTTCGGCGTCCATGAAGACGCTAGAGAAACTCACTGTTGACCTGAGCCTGGCCTCCGCTACTCAGGTTGCGGTTATGGTGCTGGTGCTGATTGCGATTGTCGTGGTCATTGCGTCCCTGCCGATGCTGCGCAAGAGCCCGCGTGCCCTGTTGGTGGATAACAAATGA
- a CDS encoding NADP-dependent isocitrate dehydrogenase has product MAKIKVENPVVELDGDEMTRIIWQQIREKLILPYLDVDLKYYDLGIENRDKTEDQVTVDSANAIKKYGVGVKCATITPDEARVEEFGLKKMWKSPNGTIRNILGGVIFREPIIMQNVPRLVKGWDKPIVVARHAFGDQYKATDFKVPGAGKVMLSWVPDDGSAPIEHEVIHMPEAGGVTMGMYNFNDSIRDFAHACFNYALVRKYPVYLSTKNTILKAYDGQFKDIFAEVYESEFKAKFEAVGLLYEHRLIDDMVASSLKWEGGYLWACKNYDGDVQSDTVAQGFGSLGLMTSVLMTPDGRTVEAEAAHGTVTRHYRAWQRGEKTSTNPIASIYAWTRGLAHRGKLDNTPAVIEFAETLEDVIVKTVEGGQMTKDLALLVGGDTPWLTSDDFMNALDENLQARLS; this is encoded by the coding sequence ATGGCGAAGATCAAAGTGGAAAATCCGGTTGTCGAACTCGATGGCGATGAGATGACCCGCATTATTTGGCAACAGATTCGCGAAAAACTCATTTTGCCTTACCTGGATGTGGACCTGAAGTACTACGACCTGGGTATCGAAAATCGCGACAAGACTGAGGATCAGGTCACTGTCGATTCCGCCAATGCCATTAAGAAGTACGGTGTGGGCGTGAAGTGCGCGACCATCACCCCTGATGAGGCCCGCGTGGAGGAATTCGGACTAAAGAAAATGTGGAAGTCCCCCAACGGCACTATCCGCAATATTCTGGGCGGGGTCATTTTCCGCGAACCCATCATCATGCAAAACGTCCCCCGATTGGTGAAGGGCTGGGACAAGCCGATTGTGGTGGCGCGTCACGCGTTCGGCGACCAGTACAAGGCGACTGACTTTAAGGTTCCCGGTGCCGGTAAGGTGATGTTGAGCTGGGTGCCTGATGATGGTTCCGCCCCGATTGAGCACGAGGTTATTCACATGCCCGAAGCGGGCGGCGTCACCATGGGCATGTACAACTTTAACGATTCCATCCGGGATTTCGCCCACGCCTGCTTTAACTACGCTCTGGTCCGGAAGTACCCGGTTTACCTGTCCACGAAGAACACGATTCTCAAAGCGTATGACGGCCAGTTCAAAGACATTTTCGCCGAGGTCTACGAATCCGAATTCAAGGCCAAGTTTGAGGCGGTCGGTTTGCTCTATGAGCATCGGTTGATTGACGACATGGTCGCCAGTTCTCTCAAGTGGGAGGGCGGCTATCTGTGGGCTTGCAAGAACTATGACGGTGACGTGCAGTCTGACACGGTGGCGCAGGGCTTTGGCTCGCTGGGGTTGATGACATCCGTGCTGATGACCCCGGATGGGCGCACGGTTGAGGCCGAGGCGGCTCACGGCACGGTGACGCGCCACTACCGGGCTTGGCAGCGCGGGGAAAAGACTTCCACCAACCCGATTGCCTCTATCTATGCCTGGACGCGCGGGCTGGCGCATCGCGGCAAGCTCGATAACACTCCGGCGGTCATTGAGTTCGCCGAGACGCTCGAGGATGTCATTGTGAAGACTGTCGAGGGTGGTCAGATGACCAAGGATCTGGCGCTGTTGGTCGGCGGGGACACCCCGTGGCTGACCAGCGACGACTTCATGAATGCGTTGGATGAGAACCTGCAGGCTCGCTTGAGCTAG
- a CDS encoding AMP-dependent synthetase/ligase, whose amino-acid sequence MADERRNNRDEITTRAQNPMDKPGWVEVDGERFWHCPRLFTAETHQTLPWTLEDRVRRLPNAKLLDRKTELGGWRSMTAVEFNEDVHSVARGLIGMGLQPGDCFCIMGHTSYDWMLLEYAGFCAGLVLVPIYETDSAEQIAWILEDSDPSLVVCETNAMRELVSSKQDCGRSLKHVLCLEDSAVVRIKKAGMDVPDFQVDERSHAVTIDDLATIVYTSGTAGKPKGVEITHGNWMELLANGMKWMPEIAGYPSSRLLVFLPLAHVLAQYLQLIQVWGAGTLGHAPNIRNLITDLQEFAPSYVMVVPRVLEKIYNTAQVQARAHRISRILFSRSVKVAEAYSRALDTAEGPSRRLRTKRLVYSQLVYRRILSLFGPNLKFVICGGAPLSEELGHFFRGIGMPVLEGYGLTETCAPLCFNNIKNYRIGTVGPAVASTDLKISPTGELLAKSPAIFHRYHNNPEQTEAAFENGWFKTGDLATIDQDGFVRITGRAKDIIVTAGGKNVAPSVLEDPLRQYALINEVLVVGEGMPFVSALITLDADMLPTWLKNHGMPTMDALTASKDPQVLQAISRAVERVNARVSRAESIRKFKVLPTAFTVENGLLTPSMKVKRKEAAAAFAAEIEELYADKLVK is encoded by the coding sequence ATGGCTGATGAGAGACGAAACAATCGAGATGAGATTACCACGCGGGCACAAAATCCAATGGACAAGCCCGGATGGGTGGAAGTGGACGGCGAGCGGTTTTGGCATTGCCCGCGGTTGTTTACTGCCGAGACGCACCAAACTTTACCTTGGACTCTAGAGGATCGGGTGCGTCGCCTGCCCAACGCGAAACTGTTAGACCGCAAGACCGAGCTCGGCGGGTGGCGGTCAATGACGGCTGTGGAGTTCAACGAGGACGTTCACTCGGTGGCGCGTGGCTTGATTGGGATGGGCTTGCAGCCCGGGGATTGCTTCTGCATCATGGGTCACACCTCATATGACTGGATGCTGCTGGAATACGCGGGATTCTGCGCGGGACTGGTGCTGGTTCCCATTTATGAGACGGATTCTGCAGAACAAATCGCGTGGATTCTGGAGGATTCCGACCCCTCTCTGGTGGTGTGCGAAACGAACGCGATGCGTGAGCTGGTCAGCTCGAAACAGGATTGCGGCCGCAGCCTGAAACACGTGTTGTGCCTGGAGGATTCCGCGGTAGTCAGAATCAAAAAGGCCGGTATGGACGTTCCTGATTTCCAGGTTGATGAGCGTTCTCATGCGGTGACCATCGACGATTTGGCCACGATTGTGTATACGTCCGGTACCGCCGGAAAGCCCAAAGGCGTGGAAATCACGCACGGGAACTGGATGGAACTGCTGGCCAACGGCATGAAGTGGATGCCAGAAATCGCGGGGTATCCGTCCTCTCGGCTGCTGGTGTTCCTGCCTCTGGCTCACGTTTTGGCTCAATACCTGCAGTTGATTCAAGTGTGGGGGGCGGGCACCCTGGGTCATGCTCCCAATATCCGCAACCTCATTACTGACCTGCAGGAATTCGCCCCGTCCTATGTGATGGTGGTGCCGCGGGTATTGGAAAAGATTTACAACACGGCTCAGGTTCAAGCCCGAGCGCACCGGATTTCGCGGATCTTGTTCTCTCGGTCGGTAAAGGTCGCCGAAGCGTATTCACGTGCTTTGGATACCGCGGAAGGTCCCAGCCGGCGGCTGCGGACGAAACGTTTGGTGTATTCCCAGTTGGTTTATCGCCGGATTTTGTCGCTGTTTGGACCGAATCTAAAGTTTGTGATCTGCGGCGGGGCACCGTTGAGCGAAGAACTCGGGCACTTTTTCCGCGGCATTGGGATGCCGGTACTAGAAGGCTACGGATTGACCGAAACCTGTGCGCCGCTGTGTTTCAACAACATTAAGAATTACCGTATCGGCACGGTCGGTCCCGCCGTGGCATCTACTGACCTTAAGATTTCCCCCACCGGCGAGCTGCTGGCAAAGAGCCCGGCCATCTTCCACCGCTACCACAATAATCCGGAACAAACTGAGGCCGCTTTTGAAAATGGCTGGTTTAAGACCGGCGATTTGGCGACTATTGACCAGGACGGTTTCGTCAGAATTACCGGGCGCGCCAAGGACATTATCGTCACTGCCGGGGGCAAGAACGTGGCTCCTTCCGTGCTGGAGGATCCGCTGCGTCAGTATGCCCTGATTAACGAAGTGTTGGTGGTAGGCGAGGGGATGCCTTTCGTGTCCGCCCTGATTACCCTGGATGCGGATATGTTGCCGACCTGGCTAAAGAACCACGGTATGCCTACGATGGACGCGCTGACTGCCTCCAAAGACCCCCAGGTTCTCCAGGCGATTTCTCGAGCCGTGGAGCGAGTCAACGCCCGCGTGTCCCGCGCCGAATCCATCCGTAAGTTCAAGGTTTTGCCGACCGCCTTTACTGTTGAGAACGGTCTGCTGACCCCGTCTATGAAGGTGAAGCGCAAGGAAGCCGCCGCGGCGTTTGCTGCCGAAATTGAGGAACTTTACGCTGACAAGCTGGTGAAGTAA